In Haliotis asinina isolate JCU_RB_2024 unplaced genomic scaffold, JCU_Hal_asi_v2 scaffold_18, whole genome shotgun sequence, the following proteins share a genomic window:
- the LOC137269918 gene encoding uncharacterized protein — protein sequence MTLPNVEYGRELTLPSVEYGREVTLPNVEYGREVTLPSVEYGREVTLQSVERGRELTLPSVEYGREMTLPNVEYGRELTLPSVEYGRELTLPSVEYGREVTLPSVEYGRELTLPSVEHGREMTLPNVEYGRELTLPSVEYGRELTLPSVEYGRELTLPSVEYGRELTLQSVEYGRELTLPSDEHGRELTLPSVEYGRELTLPSVEYGRELTLPSVEHGREMTLLNVEYGRELTLPSVEYGREVTLPNVEYGRELTLPSVEYGREVTLPSVEYGRELTLPSVEYGREMTLPNVEYGRELTLPSVEYGRELTLPSVEYGREVTLPSIKYGRELTLPSVEHGREMTLPNVEYGREVTLPSVEYGRELTLPSVEHGRELTLPSVEYGRELTLQSVEYGRELTLPSVEYGREVTLPSVERGRELMLPSVEYGREVTLPSVEYGRELTLPSVEYGRELTFPSVEYGREVTLPSVEYGREMTLPSVEYGRELKLPSVEYGRELTLPSVEYGREVTLPSVEYGREVTLPSVERGREVTLPSVEYGREVTLPSVEYGRELTLPSVEYGREVTFPSVEYGRELTLPSVEYGRELTLPCVEYGRELTLPSVEYGRELTLQSGEYGRELTLPSVEYGRELTLPSVAYGRELTLPSVEYGRELTLPSVEYGHEMTLPSVEYGRELTLPSVAYGREVTLPSVEYGREMTLPSGEDRTTIWSVTSQVSPAQTSTKCIGTNRSVVCPVNLECCFRHLEN from the coding sequence ATGACGTTACCAAACGTTGAGTATGGACGTGAGTTGACGTTACCAAGTGTTGAGTATGGACGTGAGGTGACGTTACCAAACGTTGAGTATGGACGTGAGGTGACGTTACCAAGCGTTGAGTATGGACGTGAGGTGACGTTACAAAGCGTTGAGCGTGGACGTGAGTTGACGTTACCAAGCGTTGAGTATGGACGTGAGATGACGTTACCAAACGTTGAGTATGGACGTGAGTTGACGTTACCAAGCGTTGAGTATGGACGTGAGTTGACGTTACCAAGCGTTGAGTATGGACGTGAGGTGACGTTACCAAGCGTTGAGTATGGACGTGAGTTGACGTTACCAAGCGTTGAGCATGGACGTGAGATGACGTTACCAAATGTTGAGTATGGACGTGAGTTGACGTTACCAAGCGTTGAGTATGGACGTGAGTTGACGTTACCAAGCGTTGAGTATGGACGTGAGTTGACGTTACCAAGCGTTGAGTATGGACGTGAGTTGACGTTACAAAGCGTTGAGTATGGACGTGAGTTGACGTTACCAAGCGATGAGCATGGACGTGAATTGACGTTACCAAGCGTTGAGTATGGACGTGAGTTGACCTTACCAAGCGTTGAGTATGGACGTGAGTTGACGTTACCAAGCGTTGAGCATGGACGTGAGATGACGTTACTAAACGTTGAGTATGGACGTGAGTTGACGTTACCAAGTGTTGAGTATGGACGTGAGGTGACGTTACCAAACGTTGAGTATGGACGTGAGTTGACGTTACCAAGCGTTGAGTATGGACGTGAGGTGACGTTACCAAGCGTTGAGTATGGACGTGAGTTGACGTTACCAAGCGTTGAGTATGGACGTGAGATGACGTTACCAAACGTTGAGTATGGACGTGAGTTGACGTTACCAAGCGTTGAGTATGGACGTGAGTTGACGTTACCAAGCGTTGAGTATGGACGTGAGGTGACGTTACCAAGCATTAAGTATGGACGTGAGTTGACGTTACCAAGCGTTGAGCATGGACGTGAGATGACGTTACCAAACGTTGAGTATGGACGTGAGGTGACGTTACCAAGCGTTGAGTATGGACGTGAGTTGACGTTACCAAGCGTTGAGCATGGACGTGAGTTGACGTTACCAAGCGTTGAGTATGGACGTGAGTTGACGTTACAAAGCGTTGAGTATGGACGTGAGTTGACGTTACCAAGCGTTGAGTATGGACGTGAGGTGACGTTACCAAGCGTTGAGCGTGGACGTGAGTTGATGTTACCAAGCGTTGAGTATGGACGTGAGGTGACGTTACCAAGCGTTGAGTATGGACGTGAGTTGACGTTGCCAAGCGTTGAGTATGGACGTGAGTTGACGTTTCCAAGCGTTGAGTATGGACGTGAGGTGACGTTACCAAGCGTTGAGTATGGACGTGAGATGACGTTACCAAGCGTTGAGTATGGACGTGAGTTGAAGTTACCAAGCGTTGAGTATGGACGTGAGTTGACGTTACCAAGCGTTGAGTATGGACGTGAGGTGACGTTACCAAGCGTTGAGTATGGACGTGAGGTGACATTACCAAGCGTTGAGCGTGGACGTGAGGTGACGTTACCAAGTGTTGAGTATGGACGTGAGGTGACGTTACCAAGCGTTGAGTATGGACGTGAGTTGACGTTACCAAGCGTTGAGTATGGACGTGAGGTGACGTTTCCAAGCGTTGAGTATGGACGTGAGTTGACGTTACCAAGCGTTGAGTATGGACGTGAGTTGACGTTACCATGCGTTGAGTATGGACGTGAGTTGACGTTACCAAGCGTTGAGTATGGACGTGAGTTGACGTTACAAAGCGGTGAGTATGGACGTGAGTTGACGTTACCAAGCGTTGAGTATGGACGTGAGTTGACGTTACCAAGCGTTGCGTATGGACGTGAGTTGACGTTACCAAGCGTTGAGTATGGACGTGAGTTGACGTTACCAAGCGTTGAGTATGGACATGAGATGACGTTACCAAGCGTTGAGTATGGACGTGAGTTGACGTTACCAAGCGTTGCGTATGGACGTGAGGTGACGTTACCAAGCGTTGAGTACGGTCGTGAGATGACGTTACCAAGCGGTGAGGACAGAACCACGATATGGTCGGTGACATCACAGGTTTCTCCTGCGCAAACGTCGACAAAATGCATCGGCACGAATAGGTCTGTTGTGTGTCCGGTTAATCTTGAGTGCTGTTTCCGTCACTTAGAGAACTGA
- the LOC137269900 gene encoding scavenger receptor class F member 1-like: protein MTVLIAAGLICMTLTSTVSAASCRNGQHCSDCDGQTGRCLTRCQTGYFDKTCSSPCSLGCRNRTCELSEDTGTDVCTDGCIAGYQGKRCKVECDTPVERCAICPGGCRDRYCQQGTSCVAGCVDSYYGIDCKNCSVRCLSCDRSTGTCRVCQAPHYGLQCEHRCEHCVGTCHTGCLGGCETGFYGHRCEKACSKHCRFNASDSCFYKEGNPCLPECEKLSGDCTHGCVSGWHGNNCSSPCNPNCKGMRCSRNGVCADGCVSGHFGKECRPCSHNCKHGMCDPHNGYCLKGCDSGFYGDFCNGGCEICLSGACDQDSGMCLRGCNNSACESTCKYNCSRDTCLQETCANGPPLTHGILGIQIGIPTAFVLILVGIMVTNCICCRTGTRTKRETEGDRVNPEPLPQQPSVPSTEYMELHRYWEIQEDGGDMEYQTINAP from the exons ATGACAGTTTTGATTGCCGCTGGGTTGATCTGCATGACCCTCACGTCAACAG TTTCAGCTGCTTCGTGTAGGAATGGTCAACATTGTTCTGACTGTGACGGTCAAACAGGTCGTTGTCTGACCAGGTGTCAAACTGGGTACTTTGACAAGACATGTAGCTCACCGTGCAGCTTGGGTTGTCGTAATCGCACCTGTGAACTCTCAGAAGACACAGGTACTGATGTATGTACTGATGGCTGTATAGCAGGTTATCAAGGCAAAAGGTGTAAAGTAGAATGTGACACACCTGTAGAAAGATGTGCTATATGTCCAGGTGGATGTAGAGACAGATACTGCCAGCAGGGAACCTCCTGTGTGGCTGGATGTGTGGACTCTTACTATGGCATTGACTGTAAGAACTGCTCCGTGAGATGCCTGTCATGCGACAGATCCACGGGGACGTGCCGGGTTTGTCAAGCACCCCATTATGGTCTACAGTGCGAGCACAGATGTGAGCATTGTGTGGGGACATGTCACACAGGATGCTTGGGGGGTTGTGAAACCGGATTTTACGGTCATCGGTGTGAAAAGGCCTGTAGCAAACATTGCAGATTTAATGCATCTGACAGCTGTTTTTACAAGGAAGGAAACCCGTGTTTGCCTGAATGTGAGAAATTGAGTGGTGACTGTACACATGGATGTGTCAGTGGTTGGCATGGTAACAACTGCTCTTCACCATGTAACCCGAACTGTAAAGGTATGCGCTGCAGCAGGAATGGTGTTTGTGCAGATGGTTGTGTGTCAGGACACTTTGGTAAAGAGTGTAGACCATGCTCACATAACTGCAAACATGGCATGTGTGACCCACATAATGGATATTGTCTTAAAGGATGTGACTCTGGGTTTTATGGAGACTTTTGTAACGGTGGTTGTGAGATATGTCTCAGCGGAGCATGTGATCAGGACTCGGGAATGTGTCTCCGTGGATGCAATAACAGCGCCTGTGAGTCAACGTGCAAATACAACTGCTCAAGAGATACCTGTCTTCAGGAAACATGTGCGAATG GTCCGCCACTGACACACGGTATCTTGGGTATCCAGATAGGAATACCAACAGCTTTTGTCCTGATTCTTGTGGGTATAATGGTCACCAACTGCATCTGTTGCAGAACAGGGACGCGCACCAAGAG GGAGACTGAAGGGGACAGAGTGAATCCTGAACCTCTCCCGCAGCAACCGTCTGTTCCCTCCACAGAGTACATGGAACTACACAGGTACTGGGAAATACAAGAGGATGGCGGGGACATGGAATATCAGACGATCAATGCACCCTGA